A portion of the Sulfuricurvum kujiense DSM 16994 genome contains these proteins:
- a CDS encoding YkgJ family cysteine cluster protein, giving the protein MSDFMTQEGFSYAFDPSACASCGGNCCTGESGSIFVSVTEIAAIAKLLEMDEGEFRRTFLRKEGFRFSLKERLVNGSYDCAFFDRSQNGCSIYEARPLQCRTFPFWDYFRHRIDELKAECPGIIHD; this is encoded by the coding sequence ATGTCTGATTTCATGACACAGGAAGGTTTCAGCTACGCGTTCGACCCCTCTGCCTGCGCCTCGTGCGGCGGAAATTGCTGTACCGGAGAGAGCGGCAGCATATTCGTCTCTGTGACCGAAATTGCCGCCATCGCAAAGCTTTTGGAAATGGACGAGGGGGAATTTCGCCGTACGTTTTTGCGCAAAGAGGGGTTTCGCTTTTCGCTCAAAGAGCGCCTCGTGAACGGTTCGTACGACTGCGCGTTTTTTGACCGTTCACAAAACGGATGTAGTATTTACGAAGCCAGACCGCTGCAGTGCCGAACCTTTCCCTTTTGGGATTATTTTCGGCACCGTATCGATGAGCTAAAAGCCGAGTGTCCGGGGATAATCCATGACTAG
- a CDS encoding tRNA1(Val) (adenine(37)-N6)-methyltransferase — MLLYQPDGGYCYNSDSILLYGFISRFAPKGKMLDVGAGSGIVGLLVARDFKEVVLEGSEKQSLYAEFARRNAQINGIGYTLHEGDFLELGGHGSYDWIVSNPPFYHEGSARSENPILHQARYNIHLPIEAFVTKISKLLKSSGEAAICYDARQFAELCSAFESRGLRVVEVQFVHSKADRPSILVMIHVKKNSKSALTVLPPLITFEEEGRYTPAVQAIYDKAKAHSIKCLIS, encoded by the coding sequence ATACTGCTGTACGGGTTTATCTCCCGTTTCGCACCGAAGGGAAAAATGCTCGATGTCGGAGCGGGGAGCGGGATCGTCGGATTGCTGGTAGCGCGCGATTTTAAAGAGGTCGTGCTGGAGGGGAGCGAAAAACAGAGCCTTTATGCGGAGTTTGCCCGCCGCAACGCACAAATCAACGGCATCGGCTATACGCTCCACGAGGGGGACTTTTTGGAACTGGGCGGTCACGGAAGCTATGACTGGATCGTTTCCAATCCCCCGTTTTACCATGAGGGTTCCGCGCGCTCGGAAAATCCGATCCTCCATCAGGCACGCTATAATATCCATCTCCCTATCGAAGCGTTTGTCACCAAGATTTCGAAACTTCTGAAATCTTCGGGTGAAGCGGCGATCTGTTACGACGCGCGTCAGTTCGCTGAGCTTTGCAGTGCGTTTGAGAGTAGAGGATTAAGAGTCGTTGAGGTACAATTCGTCCATTCCAAAGCGGACCGTCCTAGTATCCTTGTGATGATCCATGTTAAAAAAAACAGCAAATCGGCGCTTACCGTCTTGCCTCCGTTGATAACGTTTGAGGAAGAGGGGAGGTATACTCCGGCCGTGCAGGCCATCTACGACAAAGCAAAGGCGCACAGTATCAAATGTCTGATTTCATGA